A stretch of the Kroppenstedtia eburnea genome encodes the following:
- a CDS encoding ArsR/SmtB family transcription factor, protein MDFDQLADCHKALGDKTRLRILALLREEDLCVGELVEILKITQPAVSQHVRKLRNARLVKERRQGQWVYYSLNGQDYPYFPSLLRSLPDQSHEIERLKEAGKKGVCT, encoded by the coding sequence ATGGACTTTGACCAGTTGGCAGATTGCCATAAAGCCCTGGGGGACAAAACCCGCCTTCGGATCCTCGCTCTTCTGAGGGAAGAGGATTTGTGCGTCGGGGAACTGGTGGAGATTCTGAAGATTACCCAACCGGCTGTCTCCCAGCATGTCCGAAAGTTGAGGAACGCCAGGTTGGTCAAGGAACGGCGGCAGGGCCAGTGGGTCTACTACTCCCTGAACGGACAGGATTATCCGTACTTCCCTTCATTGCTCCGCTCTCTCCCCGATCAGAGCCACGAGATCGAACGTTTGAAAGAGGCAGGAAAGAAGGGGGTTTGTACCTGA
- the trxB gene encoding thioredoxin-disulfide reductase has translation MHKVIILGTGPAGLTAAIYLARANMNPLVIEGQEPGGQLTTTTDVENFPGFPEGILGPELMDHMRKQAERFGAQFKRGWVTDVDLSDRPFKLTVEGEGELTCESLVISTGASAKLLGIPGEKENMGQGVSTCATCDGFFYRGKKIIVVGGGDSAMEEANFLTKFASEVTVVHRRDELRASKIMQDRARANEKIKWALNRVPVEVVTKEEGGIKGLKVQNKETGAEEIIEVDGIFVAIGHRPNTGFLNGQLNTDELGYIQVTPGTTRTNIEGVFACGDVQDREYRQAITAAGTGCMAAMDCEKFLEGAAAVDWSKSL, from the coding sequence ATGCACAAAGTGATTATTCTCGGAACGGGTCCGGCGGGCTTGACCGCCGCGATCTATCTGGCTCGGGCCAATATGAACCCGCTGGTGATTGAAGGTCAGGAGCCGGGGGGCCAATTGACCACCACCACTGACGTGGAAAACTTCCCCGGATTCCCTGAAGGAATCCTCGGGCCGGAATTGATGGATCACATGCGGAAACAGGCGGAGCGGTTCGGTGCCCAATTCAAACGGGGCTGGGTGACCGATGTGGATCTTTCCGATCGCCCTTTCAAGTTGACAGTGGAGGGGGAAGGGGAGCTGACCTGCGAATCTTTGGTGATTTCCACCGGAGCCTCCGCCAAGTTGCTGGGAATCCCCGGGGAGAAGGAAAACATGGGTCAGGGAGTAAGTACCTGTGCCACTTGTGACGGTTTCTTCTACCGGGGCAAAAAGATCATTGTGGTCGGTGGTGGCGACTCCGCCATGGAGGAGGCCAATTTCCTGACCAAGTTCGCCTCTGAGGTGACGGTGGTTCACCGGCGGGATGAGCTCAGGGCTTCCAAGATCATGCAAGACCGGGCCCGGGCCAACGAAAAGATCAAATGGGCCCTCAACCGGGTCCCGGTGGAAGTGGTGACCAAAGAAGAGGGCGGGATCAAAGGGTTGAAGGTTCAAAACAAAGAGACCGGCGCAGAGGAGATCATCGAAGTCGATGGCATCTTTGTCGCCATCGGTCATCGTCCCAACACCGGTTTTCTCAATGGTCAGCTGAACACGGACGAACTGGGCTACATCCAAGTAACCCCGGGCACCACCCGGACCAACATCGAGGGTGTCTTCGCCTGCGGGGATGTCCAAGACCGGGAATACCGCCAGGCGATCACGGCGGCGGGCACCGGCTGCATGGCGGCCATGGACTGTGAGAAGTTCCTGGAGGGGGCGGCTGCGGTCGACTGGAGCAAGTCCCTCTGA
- a CDS encoding TetR/AcrR family transcriptional regulator, producing MEGKTRTRILQFATEQFFSVGYTQVSVDDFTTELRMSKSTFYKYFSGKEKLLFEVIDHFFKEVETDILDILENDALDLIRKIKKFLLLMGQRISKIRIAAFQDLKRSVPEAYSRLEERRREVILNKLVLLFEEGVITGIFREDLDQQLVVTIIMNAIQNLTLPEFLAQTPYTMEDVFKQVFTLVIEGNLTDSGREGFYRA from the coding sequence TTGGAAGGTAAGACCCGAACCCGAATTCTGCAATTTGCGACGGAGCAGTTTTTTTCCGTGGGGTATACCCAAGTGTCGGTGGACGATTTCACCACTGAATTGAGAATGAGTAAATCCACCTTCTACAAGTATTTTTCGGGCAAGGAGAAACTCCTGTTTGAAGTGATCGATCACTTTTTTAAAGAGGTGGAGACTGACATCCTGGACATTCTGGAGAACGATGCTCTGGATTTGATCCGAAAAATCAAAAAATTCCTGCTACTGATGGGCCAACGGATCTCCAAGATCCGGATCGCCGCCTTTCAAGATCTCAAAAGGTCTGTCCCCGAGGCTTATTCCCGTTTGGAAGAGCGCCGAAGAGAAGTGATTCTGAACAAGCTCGTCCTTTTGTTTGAAGAAGGGGTTATAACAGGCATCTTCCGGGAGGATCTGGATCAGCAATTGGTGGTGACGATCATCATGAACGCCATTCAAAACCTGACGTTGCCCGAGTTTTTGGCCCAGACTCCCTATACAATGGAGGATGTGTTCAAGCAGGTGTTCACCCTGGTGATCGAGGGCAATTTGACCGATTCGGGTCGGGAAGGTTTTTACCGCGCCTGA
- a CDS encoding phosphoenolpyruvate synthase yields MNPYVLQFDEIDGDSLPDAGGKGANLGELTNAGFPVPPGFCVTTGSYRAFVETSTEMKGFFVQLNELTLDSLDQIRAVGERIRNHLRSLPIPSGVRAAITSAWRKKGTEGAYAVRSSATAEDLPTASFAGQQETYLNVLGEEDLMEAVRNCWASLFTDRAIVYRLKNGFDHRDVYVSVVVQQMVFPEVSGILFTADPISGHRSTVSIDAGFGLGEAFVSGMVSADLYQVRSGQIVKKQIAEKKKAIYGLPGGGTEIRGLPREQWKQQALPDETILELARLGKRIEQHYGKEQDIEWGWGDGQLWILQSRPITTLYPIPDEVRDSEKLRVLFSFGHQQMMTEAMKPMALSIWRTVFPFGKERAESESRVLLPAGGRLFIDPTEVLYIKPVRRIMPRLLMGIDEGIARGVMEVIQRERFQQEARPRKDLRKQVGQRVKPIAVNVIKNLMCRDTSGAVEKCHRIMEEWVARSEEQLAGVTGAARIRLIRQNAGSLMMKLFTQMLPYPLSGVIAYKGIQDFTRRWLGENGDVHRLNRSLSGNVTSEMGLALGDLADQARKFPEVTEYLKMARNGTFYEGLSQVRGGEEFRIYLERFMDRYGMRCPGEIDISRTRWRESPQALAAAILGHIRNVEPGAHRLNFDRGRAEAEEAARRIVEEIRRRKSRWHARWMARLIRVFRDVMGVREHPKYILVRHLDLWKRGILEEAETLAARGILEEKNDVFHLTLDELAAILDERFPEDVRELIGKRKRDYVRNQTLSPPRVMTHEGEIMRGVKREMEIPEDSLLGTPVSAGVVEGVARVVMDPAQANLQPGDILIAPFTDPGWTPLFHSAQALVMEVGGLMTHGAVVAREYGIPAVVGVDGATRHIKDGQCLRIDGTQGIVTVLSEEE; encoded by the coding sequence GTGAATCCTTATGTTTTGCAGTTCGATGAAATCGATGGGGACTCTCTGCCGGATGCGGGAGGCAAGGGGGCCAACCTGGGCGAGTTGACGAATGCGGGCTTTCCCGTGCCTCCGGGTTTTTGTGTGACCACTGGAAGTTATCGTGCCTTTGTGGAAACCAGTACGGAGATGAAGGGTTTCTTTGTCCAACTGAATGAGTTGACTCTGGATTCGCTGGATCAAATACGGGCAGTGGGGGAGAGAATCCGAAACCATCTGCGTTCTCTACCGATTCCATCAGGGGTCCGGGCCGCCATTACCTCAGCCTGGAGAAAGAAAGGTACAGAGGGGGCGTATGCCGTCCGTTCCAGTGCCACAGCGGAAGATTTGCCGACGGCATCCTTTGCCGGCCAGCAAGAGACTTATCTCAATGTCCTGGGGGAAGAAGACCTGATGGAAGCCGTCCGGAACTGCTGGGCCTCTCTCTTTACCGACCGGGCGATCGTCTACCGGTTGAAAAACGGGTTTGATCACCGGGATGTGTATGTATCGGTTGTGGTTCAGCAGATGGTTTTTCCGGAAGTTTCTGGGATTCTGTTTACGGCGGATCCCATATCCGGACACCGGTCCACCGTCTCCATAGATGCCGGTTTCGGACTGGGGGAAGCCTTTGTCTCCGGGATGGTATCTGCTGATCTGTATCAGGTTCGATCCGGCCAAATCGTGAAAAAACAGATTGCAGAGAAGAAAAAAGCGATTTACGGACTCCCGGGAGGGGGAACCGAGATCAGAGGGCTCCCCCGGGAGCAATGGAAACAACAAGCTTTACCTGATGAAACCATCCTGGAGTTGGCCCGGTTGGGAAAACGGATCGAACAGCATTACGGCAAGGAGCAAGACATCGAATGGGGCTGGGGCGATGGGCAACTGTGGATATTGCAAAGCCGTCCCATCACCACCCTGTATCCGATCCCGGATGAAGTGCGGGATTCGGAGAAGCTGCGCGTTCTCTTTTCCTTCGGCCACCAGCAGATGATGACTGAGGCGATGAAACCCATGGCCCTCTCCATTTGGCGAACAGTATTCCCCTTTGGAAAAGAGAGGGCGGAGTCGGAGAGCCGTGTGCTGTTGCCTGCCGGGGGACGGTTATTTATCGATCCAACTGAGGTGCTGTATATCAAGCCCGTCCGGAGAATCATGCCTCGCTTGTTGATGGGTATCGACGAGGGGATCGCCCGGGGAGTCATGGAAGTGATTCAACGGGAGCGGTTCCAACAGGAAGCCCGGCCTCGAAAAGACCTTCGCAAACAAGTGGGCCAAAGGGTGAAGCCCATTGCTGTGAATGTCATCAAAAATCTGATGTGCCGGGACACCTCCGGAGCAGTGGAGAAATGCCACCGCATCATGGAAGAGTGGGTGGCCAGGAGCGAAGAACAACTGGCCGGGGTGACGGGAGCAGCTCGGATCCGGCTCATTCGACAAAACGCCGGGTCCCTCATGATGAAACTGTTCACGCAAATGTTGCCCTACCCTCTTTCGGGAGTGATCGCCTACAAAGGCATCCAGGATTTCACCCGGCGCTGGCTGGGGGAAAATGGGGATGTTCATCGGCTCAACAGATCCCTCTCCGGAAATGTCACCAGTGAGATGGGGCTTGCCTTGGGGGATCTGGCAGATCAGGCGAGGAAGTTTCCGGAAGTGACGGAATATCTGAAAATGGCCAGGAACGGGACCTTTTATGAAGGTCTCAGCCAAGTTCGAGGGGGAGAAGAGTTCCGGATCTACCTGGAACGGTTTATGGATCGATACGGAATGCGTTGTCCAGGTGAAATCGATATCTCCCGGACGCGATGGCGCGAATCCCCCCAAGCACTGGCCGCCGCCATCCTGGGACACATTCGAAATGTGGAACCGGGAGCCCATCGACTCAACTTTGACCGGGGCCGGGCAGAAGCGGAGGAGGCGGCGAGAAGGATCGTTGAAGAGATTCGCCGACGAAAAAGCCGGTGGCATGCAAGATGGATGGCTCGATTGATCCGGGTGTTCCGGGATGTCATGGGGGTGAGGGAACATCCCAAATACATTCTGGTCCGTCATCTGGATCTGTGGAAACGGGGGATTCTGGAGGAGGCGGAAACATTGGCCGCCCGGGGGATCTTGGAGGAAAAAAACGATGTCTTCCATTTGACCCTGGATGAGTTGGCGGCGATTTTGGATGAACGGTTCCCGGAGGATGTCCGGGAGCTCATCGGGAAGAGGAAGCGGGATTACGTGAGGAATCAGACACTGAGTCCTCCCCGGGTCATGACCCATGAGGGGGAAATCATGCGAGGTGTGAAGCGGGAGATGGAAATTCCCGAGGATTCTCTGTTGGGCACCCCGGTGTCCGCCGGGGTGGTGGAAGGGGTGGCCCGGGTGGTGATGGATCCTGCACAGGCCAATCTGCAACCCGGCGATATTTTGATCGCTCCCTTTACGGATCCGGGGTGGACCCCGCTGTTTCACTCGGCTCAGGCTCTGGTGATGGAAGTGGGAGGACTGATGACCCATGGTGCCGTGGTGGCACGGGAATACGGCATCCCGGCAGTGGTGGGGGTGGATGGGGCGACCCGGCATATCAAAGACGGTCAGTGTCTCCGGATCGATGGCACGCAAGGCATTGTGACGGTTTTGAGTGAAGAGGAGTGA
- a CDS encoding 1,4-dihydroxy-2-naphthoate polyprenyltransferase codes for MNGQPTTTGPAAAKGWRVWWQLLRPHTLTASFVPVLIGTALAMPLTRIDIPLFLAMLTASILIQAATNMFNEYYDYKRGLDNEHSVGIGGAIVRHGVSPNTVMGIAVTFCGVSVLLGIYICMESSWWLAVIGSLCIAAGYFYTGGPLPIAYTPLGEVAAGLFMGMGIILIAFFIQTGTLTLDSLLVSIPIAILVGAILMANNIRDREGDEKNGRKTLAILLGHKGAVRFLAGMFIVSYLWVLILVLAGEVTPWILLVFLSIPKSIRAVRGFQGKTTNTEMAPAMKFTAQVNTLFGFLLAVGLFLNQWI; via the coding sequence ATGAACGGGCAACCAACCACAACCGGGCCGGCCGCCGCAAAAGGCTGGCGGGTATGGTGGCAACTGTTGCGTCCCCACACCCTGACCGCTTCCTTTGTGCCTGTCCTGATCGGGACGGCACTGGCGATGCCGCTGACCCGGATCGACATTCCCTTGTTTCTGGCCATGTTGACCGCCTCCATCCTGATCCAGGCGGCGACCAACATGTTCAACGAGTACTACGACTACAAGCGGGGATTGGACAACGAACACTCCGTGGGCATCGGCGGTGCCATCGTGCGCCATGGAGTCTCGCCGAATACAGTGATGGGGATCGCCGTCACCTTCTGTGGAGTCTCCGTCCTGCTGGGTATCTATATCTGTATGGAGAGCAGCTGGTGGCTGGCGGTGATCGGCTCCCTCTGCATCGCGGCGGGTTATTTCTACACCGGAGGACCTCTCCCCATCGCTTACACCCCCCTGGGCGAGGTGGCCGCAGGCTTGTTTATGGGGATGGGAATCATTCTGATCGCGTTTTTCATCCAGACCGGCACCCTCACCCTGGACAGCCTGCTCGTCTCCATCCCCATCGCCATCCTGGTCGGGGCGATCCTGATGGCCAACAACATCCGCGACCGGGAAGGAGACGAGAAAAACGGCCGCAAAACCCTGGCCATCCTCCTGGGACACAAGGGAGCCGTCCGCTTCCTCGCCGGGATGTTTATCGTCTCTTACCTGTGGGTCCTCATTCTCGTCCTCGCCGGGGAGGTGACCCCCTGGATCCTGTTGGTGTTTCTGAGCATCCCCAAATCCATCCGGGCCGTCCGTGGATTCCAGGGAAAAACCACAAACACGGAAATGGCCCCGGCCATGAAATTCACCGCCCAGGTGAACACTCTCTTTGGATTTCTGCTGGCGGTGGGACTCTTTTTAAACCAGTGGATCTGA